The following are encoded in a window of Cryobacterium sp. CG_9.6 genomic DNA:
- a CDS encoding NAD(P)-dependent oxidoreductase → MNSRQTIVVLDPFASVDRIEAILGKDAEHFEVVAAVTLPTSGDVFAVLLGPETPITGSEVANLTGLRIVSVSSTGFDHVPVHAVTAAGAWVSTAAGYCTDEVAEHALALILGGLRGVPALDASVRRGKWDVTLSRPKRIRGAVVGLVGFGRIAQAVAGLLRPLGVVVKAYDPWIPDDVFERFGVSRAQSIETALQNADAVSLHVPLIPETVHLIDSTRMAILRRGTFLVNVARGSLIDTDAVCDAIESGQLSGAALDVFQEEPLPMDARVRQIARVLLSPHGAWYSDEAEERLFTMATESILDVFHGRTPAGAVAAPAI, encoded by the coding sequence GTGAATTCGCGTCAGACGATTGTTGTCCTTGACCCTTTCGCATCCGTTGACCGCATTGAGGCGATATTGGGGAAGGATGCAGAGCATTTTGAGGTTGTGGCTGCCGTAACTCTGCCTACCTCGGGCGATGTGTTTGCTGTGCTGCTCGGTCCGGAAACACCCATAACGGGTTCTGAAGTGGCGAACCTGACCGGGTTGCGGATCGTGTCCGTAAGCTCGACCGGGTTCGACCACGTTCCGGTGCACGCCGTGACGGCAGCTGGCGCCTGGGTGAGCACAGCCGCGGGCTATTGCACCGACGAGGTAGCCGAACATGCGTTGGCGCTGATCCTTGGCGGATTACGTGGGGTCCCCGCCCTAGACGCGAGTGTCCGCCGCGGAAAATGGGACGTGACTTTGAGCAGGCCCAAACGCATTCGTGGCGCTGTTGTTGGGTTGGTGGGGTTCGGGCGGATCGCACAGGCCGTGGCCGGACTACTTCGCCCGCTCGGTGTGGTCGTGAAGGCCTACGACCCGTGGATCCCAGACGATGTCTTCGAGCGATTCGGCGTCTCCAGAGCACAATCCATTGAGACTGCACTTCAGAATGCGGATGCCGTGAGTCTGCACGTGCCACTGATCCCTGAAACTGTGCACCTGATTGATTCCACCAGGATGGCAATACTGCGCCGGGGAACGTTCTTAGTCAATGTCGCTCGGGGTTCCCTCATTGACACGGATGCTGTCTGTGACGCAATCGAGAGCGGGCAATTGTCGGGCGCGGCCCTCGACGTTTTCCAGGAAGAACCGCTGCCAATGGACGCTCGTGTTCGGCAGATCGCGAGGGTGCTTCTCAGCCCGCACGGAGCTTGGTACTCCGACGAAGCGGAGGAGCGCCTGTTCACCATGGCGACCGAATCGATTCTGGATGTTTTCCACGGTCGGACACCGGCTGGCGCGGTTGCCGCCCCCGCGATCTAG
- a CDS encoding ABC transporter substrate-binding protein has product MSSFTSRSGSKIRPSISVLVAGLASVALLSGCAAAAEPAAAPAADAAVSADSTLFDMLPADIQTSKVIKIGTEAMYAPYEYLDTDGTTIVGLDPDLVTALTQRLGVTFELTNAAFDGLLPALDANRFDMLAAGYTNTVERQAQYDFVNYYKSSQGIVVKAGNPESIVTMEDLCGQPVSVLKASAQESMLVALNDGECAANKVDIVALPDNQTAFLQVQSGRVNALLVQDAVARYNISQQGENGTFEVSNTELITPTLVGMMFRKDSTELSGAIQAALQSLIDDGTYAEILDIHTLTSGAVDSATINGGIE; this is encoded by the coding sequence ATGTCGTCGTTCACTTCACGCAGCGGATCAAAGATCCGTCCCAGTATCTCCGTTCTTGTCGCCGGTTTAGCGTCTGTCGCCTTACTGTCCGGCTGCGCCGCTGCTGCCGAACCTGCCGCCGCGCCAGCAGCAGATGCTGCGGTGAGTGCTGACAGCACTCTGTTCGACATGTTGCCCGCCGACATTCAGACCAGCAAGGTCATCAAGATTGGCACGGAGGCGATGTACGCGCCCTACGAGTACCTCGACACCGACGGCACCACCATCGTCGGGCTTGACCCGGACCTTGTGACCGCTCTGACCCAGCGACTCGGCGTCACCTTCGAGCTCACCAACGCCGCCTTCGACGGACTTCTGCCCGCGCTCGACGCGAACCGGTTTGACATGCTGGCCGCCGGTTACACGAACACCGTCGAGCGTCAGGCGCAGTATGACTTCGTGAACTATTACAAGTCCAGCCAAGGCATTGTCGTAAAAGCAGGAAACCCGGAGAGCATCGTGACGATGGAGGACCTCTGCGGCCAGCCGGTGTCCGTTCTGAAGGCATCCGCTCAAGAGAGCATGCTCGTCGCCCTCAATGACGGGGAATGCGCCGCGAATAAGGTGGATATCGTTGCTCTGCCCGACAACCAAACCGCGTTCCTGCAGGTTCAGAGCGGCCGAGTCAATGCCCTGCTGGTGCAGGATGCCGTGGCTCGGTACAACATTTCCCAGCAGGGGGAGAACGGCACCTTTGAAGTGTCCAACACTGAGCTGATCACACCCACCCTCGTGGGCATGATGTTTCGCAAGGACTCCACCGAGCTGAGCGGCGCGATTCAAGCCGCACTCCAGTCGCTCATTGACGATGGTACCTACGCCGAGATCCTTGACATCCACACCCTCACCAGCGGCGCAGTCGATTCCGCCACCATCAACGGCGGAATCGAGTAA
- a CDS encoding helix-turn-helix transcriptional regulator has protein sequence MRPMPVELSNHRAAIGSRLRAARRAQQFTIDQLAVATGLTKGFISRIERDMTSPSVATLVALCEVLNVSIGDLFMSSVGELVTAENAPHINLGGIGANEILLTPRREGRVQVVRSTVVPGGTGGDKLYTVNSPVDVVHVLSGSLTVQFSDRVWQLAPGDSLTFDGREPHTWVGDLAVETELIWVLAPAAWEGSV, from the coding sequence ATGCGCCCGATGCCCGTCGAACTCTCTAACCACCGAGCAGCAATTGGGAGCCGCTTGCGCGCCGCCCGCCGTGCGCAGCAGTTTACGATCGACCAGCTTGCTGTTGCTACGGGGCTCACCAAAGGTTTTATTAGTCGCATCGAGCGAGATATGACCTCGCCGAGCGTGGCTACTCTTGTGGCGCTCTGTGAGGTGTTGAACGTGAGCATCGGTGACCTGTTCATGTCCTCTGTCGGTGAACTCGTCACTGCAGAGAACGCACCCCACATCAATTTGGGCGGGATCGGAGCCAACGAGATCCTGCTCACGCCGCGTCGTGAGGGGCGGGTTCAAGTCGTGCGGTCGACGGTTGTTCCTGGAGGTACGGGAGGCGACAAGCTTTACACCGTGAACTCGCCAGTGGATGTTGTTCACGTTTTATCGGGGTCGCTCACGGTGCAGTTCAGCGATCGAGTATGGCAACTCGCACCGGGCGATTCGCTGACTTTCGATGGTCGCGAACCGCACACCTGGGTTGGCGACCTTGCTGTTGAAACAGAACTCATCTGGGTTCTGGCCCCGGCCGCCTGGGAGGGCTCGGTCTAA
- the ykgO gene encoding type B 50S ribosomal protein L36 — MKVRNSLKALKKLPGAQIVHRRGRVFVINKKNPRLKARQG; from the coding sequence ATGAAGGTTCGAAATTCGCTGAAGGCGCTCAAGAAACTCCCGGGCGCTCAAATCGTGCACCGACGGGGACGCGTGTTTGTGATCAACAAGAAGAACCCGCGACTGAAAGCCCGCCAGGGTTAG
- a CDS encoding GTP-binding protein, translating to MTTSSRCTVNLISGLTGAGKSSTARASGTTFIGVDGSDHGSVSNAIASTLPTDVMLEMHPSVVPIEVAVSVMALAGDRALRLEQQSFDIDIGNFVSVIDASTFWTDIRSDALAPIPPVLCVTHGEHDRTIADALVEQIEWASVVVINKTDLSTAADCADLRDFVRLLNPSSHVMFARYGRSASSPWPPPREKMLDWLQQSPGWIRQLNSEGLPTIGRSGLGCVVYRDLLPFHPGRLADFLSTHTADAGEILRSRGLFRLASRPHTVGSWNSAGPTIGFEPTSMGSHDPESPWGQEIAFFGKDLDAAALTANLDACLLTNREFVGGPIEWRSLADPFPAWDVN from the coding sequence ATGACAACCTCTTCTCGTTGCACCGTGAATCTCATCAGTGGACTGACCGGCGCCGGCAAGTCATCGACGGCGCGGGCCAGCGGCACAACCTTCATCGGTGTTGATGGCTCCGATCACGGCTCCGTATCTAACGCAATAGCCAGCACCCTACCCACGGACGTGATGCTGGAGATGCACCCGTCGGTCGTCCCGATCGAGGTGGCGGTCTCGGTAATGGCCCTCGCCGGAGACCGCGCCCTTCGGCTCGAGCAGCAATCCTTCGACATCGACATCGGCAATTTCGTGAGTGTGATTGACGCGTCCACGTTTTGGACCGACATCCGCAGCGATGCTCTCGCGCCGATTCCACCCGTGTTGTGCGTTACCCATGGCGAACACGATCGAACAATCGCCGATGCGCTCGTTGAGCAGATCGAATGGGCCAGCGTTGTCGTCATCAATAAGACCGACCTCTCGACAGCCGCCGACTGTGCTGACCTTCGTGACTTCGTCCGCTTGCTCAATCCCTCCAGCCACGTGATGTTCGCCCGATACGGGCGGAGCGCAAGCAGCCCGTGGCCGCCACCGCGCGAGAAAATGCTGGACTGGTTACAGCAGAGTCCCGGTTGGATCCGTCAGCTCAACAGTGAGGGGCTTCCTACCATCGGGCGCAGCGGACTCGGATGCGTTGTGTATCGTGACCTGCTACCGTTTCACCCGGGCCGACTTGCTGATTTCCTCAGCACTCACACGGCAGACGCGGGCGAGATCCTGCGCTCCCGGGGTCTCTTCCGTCTGGCGTCTCGTCCGCACACTGTGGGCTCGTGGAACAGCGCAGGCCCCACCATCGGCTTCGAACCCACCAGCATGGGCAGCCACGACCCCGAGTCGCCATGGGGCCAGGAGATCGCCTTTTTTGGAAAAGATCTCGACGCAGCCGCGCTCACCGCAAACCTAGATGCGTGCCTGTTGACCAATCGTGAGTTTGTCGGCGGCCCCATCGAATGGCGGTCCCTTGCCGATCCCTTTCCGGCGTGGGACGTCAACTAG
- a CDS encoding ABC transporter permease, with protein sequence MSAFAMHLGFEFRFGLRNKTLLLMNYLFPLGVYALLGALMGEINPGFLLTVIPAMSLFAIMSGALLGMPDTLVNARNAGIFRSYKINGVPALSLLTIPLITSMVHALLVTMIIAVTAPLIFGGQAIVNWGGFLLVFVVSAFALAGIGALIGVVSSNSRVTVLLSQLVFLPSMILGGLMLPVSILPTGLDTVAMLLPTSYAMDAFSALALGQVATQPWWSLAILTAGGAVAFGLAALLFSWDPRNATRRAPVAWSALAALPYVTALAVSSMSASAW encoded by the coding sequence ATGAGCGCCTTCGCCATGCACCTCGGCTTCGAGTTCCGGTTCGGGCTTCGTAACAAGACGCTTCTGCTGATGAATTACCTGTTTCCCCTCGGCGTTTATGCTCTGTTGGGCGCACTGATGGGCGAGATCAACCCGGGTTTTCTCCTTACGGTGATTCCCGCCATGTCCCTGTTCGCCATCATGAGCGGGGCGCTGCTGGGAATGCCCGACACACTCGTGAATGCGAGAAACGCAGGCATCTTCCGTTCCTACAAGATCAACGGGGTACCGGCGCTCTCCCTGCTCACGATCCCCCTCATCACCAGCATGGTTCACGCTCTGCTGGTCACGATGATCATCGCCGTCACCGCACCCCTCATCTTCGGTGGCCAGGCCATTGTCAACTGGGGTGGATTCCTCCTGGTCTTCGTGGTCTCGGCCTTCGCGCTGGCCGGCATCGGAGCGCTCATCGGTGTCGTGTCCTCGAACTCACGGGTAACCGTGCTGCTGTCCCAACTCGTCTTCTTACCCTCCATGATTCTCGGCGGACTCATGCTTCCCGTCAGCATCCTGCCCACCGGGCTCGACACGGTCGCGATGCTTCTTCCCACCAGCTACGCAATGGATGCCTTCTCCGCACTCGCACTGGGCCAGGTCGCCACCCAGCCGTGGTGGTCGCTCGCGATTCTGACCGCGGGCGGGGCCGTGGCTTTCGGGCTGGCGGCCCTCCTGTTCAGCTGGGATCCCCGGAATGCCACCCGGCGCGCACCCGTGGCCTGGTCGGCCCTTGCCGCGCTGCCCTATGTTACGGCGCTCGCCGTATCATCTATGAGTGCGTCAGCCTGGTAG
- a CDS encoding amino acid ABC transporter ATP-binding protein, with protein MVDAANLYKSYGAVDVLRNVSLQVKAGEVTCVLGPSGSGKSTLLRCLNHLEKPDAGTITVDGALIGYRRKGDVLHELGNKAISRQREDLGMVFQGFNLFPHMTALQNITEAPGRLRRESSAALRTRAQDLLTRVGLADMGDRYPSQLSGGQQQRVAIARALAMQPKVMLFDEPTSALDPELVSEVLDVMRSLAASGVTMIVVTHEIGFAREVADSVVFMDHGVIVEAGPPEQVFDAPVHNRTKAFLSRVLK; from the coding sequence ATGGTTGATGCGGCGAACCTCTACAAGTCCTATGGGGCCGTTGATGTGCTCAGAAACGTGTCGCTGCAGGTGAAGGCTGGCGAAGTGACGTGTGTGCTCGGCCCGTCAGGCAGCGGAAAATCGACACTGCTGCGCTGCCTGAATCACCTCGAAAAACCCGATGCGGGCACGATCACCGTTGATGGTGCGCTCATCGGCTACCGCCGGAAAGGTGATGTTCTCCACGAGCTTGGGAACAAAGCTATTTCGCGTCAGCGCGAAGACTTGGGGATGGTCTTTCAGGGTTTCAACCTGTTCCCTCATATGACAGCGCTGCAGAACATCACGGAAGCTCCGGGTCGACTGCGCCGAGAGAGCTCGGCCGCGTTGCGCACCCGGGCCCAAGATCTCCTGACAAGGGTGGGTCTGGCAGATATGGGGGACCGGTACCCGAGCCAGCTCTCCGGTGGGCAGCAGCAGCGAGTGGCGATCGCACGGGCACTGGCCATGCAGCCCAAGGTCATGTTGTTCGATGAGCCTACATCTGCCCTCGACCCGGAACTGGTCAGCGAAGTTCTCGATGTCATGCGAAGCCTCGCCGCATCCGGTGTCACGATGATCGTTGTCACGCACGAGATCGGATTTGCCCGAGAAGTGGCCGACAGCGTCGTGTTCATGGACCACGGCGTGATTGTTGAGGCGGGGCCGCCGGAGCAGGTCTTTGATGCCCCCGTTCACAATCGCACGAAAGCATTTTTGTCGCGTGTGCTCAAGTGA
- a CDS encoding arginine deiminase family protein yields MTIISDSTMELSDGKFHRLMGPEATPPFSEHGELESVWGRRWGAADEVGKLRSVLMRRPSRGLGKITEDAWNEELGALVDPDRRWYWTGPDAPNMPLLDTQYQGFVDTLTANGVEVVFAPELGSTFTKAVYTRDPLVTIPGGAIIGRLAPRMRRGEEQSITQTVAAAGLPILGTITGAGLVEGGSFVKVRKDLAFFGTSVRCNPDGYRQLANILEEQGITLKQVNLPGYLIHLDMCSVMIDDNLALVNPRLAPYDYMTALWDLGIETLEVDSREEWACNMLVLDKRKVIMPDHLPLTASMLRDEAGVDITAIPFREILKNGGGLHCSTMELQRDWA; encoded by the coding sequence ATGACCATAATCAGCGACTCGACCATGGAACTGTCAGATGGCAAATTCCACCGTCTGATGGGCCCAGAAGCCACACCCCCATTCTCTGAACACGGCGAACTGGAGTCGGTGTGGGGGCGCCGCTGGGGCGCCGCCGATGAGGTGGGAAAACTTCGATCAGTGCTCATGCGACGACCGAGCCGTGGGCTGGGAAAAATCACTGAAGACGCCTGGAATGAAGAGCTCGGCGCACTGGTTGACCCCGATCGCCGTTGGTACTGGACTGGCCCCGACGCCCCCAACATGCCACTCCTCGACACGCAGTACCAGGGCTTCGTGGACACACTCACGGCGAACGGAGTCGAGGTGGTCTTCGCTCCCGAACTCGGCAGCACTTTCACCAAGGCCGTCTACACCCGAGACCCGCTCGTCACGATCCCAGGCGGCGCGATCATCGGTCGCCTGGCCCCGCGGATGCGACGCGGCGAGGAACAGTCCATTACCCAGACCGTGGCCGCCGCCGGGCTGCCCATTCTCGGGACCATTACCGGCGCTGGCCTCGTCGAAGGTGGCAGCTTCGTGAAGGTGCGCAAAGATTTGGCCTTTTTCGGAACATCCGTGCGGTGCAACCCCGACGGTTACCGGCAATTGGCGAATATTCTCGAAGAGCAGGGCATCACACTCAAGCAGGTCAATCTTCCCGGATACCTCATTCACCTCGACATGTGCTCGGTCATGATCGACGACAACCTCGCCCTCGTCAACCCTCGTCTGGCACCCTACGATTACATGACTGCCCTCTGGGACTTGGGCATCGAAACCCTCGAAGTGGACAGCCGCGAAGAATGGGCCTGCAATATGCTCGTCCTTGATAAGAGAAAGGTCATCATGCCCGATCACTTGCCCCTAACCGCCTCGATGCTGCGTGATGAGGCCGGGGTCGACATCACGGCCATTCCGTTCCGGGAGATTCTCAAAAACGGTGGCGGACTCCACTGCTCAACGATGGAGCTGCAGCGTGACTGGGCTTGA
- a CDS encoding amino acid ABC transporter permease — protein sequence MSIHETETGTLEVASPAMPGLRVVQNRKYGQWISGALVLAVLVAFVNTIATNESIRWEVIAQYLTYPTILSGLWTTVWLTVVSLVVGVIGGILLAVMRMSKNVVLFAVSGAYIWFFRGTPLLVQLLLWYNLALFFPRLGLGALSVDTNMFITPVMAALLALALNEAAYMAEIVRGGILAVHPGQKEAGSALGMPNGAVLRRIVLPQAMKVVIPPAGNELITLLKMTSLVAVIGAGDLLTNAQYIGTRDFTPMEMLLVATVWYLLLTTIATFGQYLLERRLMRSSTRTARRPLLRQLLRNLTPDRVRP from the coding sequence ATGTCTATCCACGAGACGGAGACCGGGACGCTGGAGGTGGCTTCACCTGCCATGCCTGGTCTCCGGGTCGTGCAAAACCGCAAATACGGGCAGTGGATTTCTGGTGCCCTCGTTCTCGCAGTCCTTGTCGCATTCGTGAATACCATCGCTACGAACGAGTCGATCCGCTGGGAAGTGATCGCTCAATACCTGACCTACCCCACAATTTTGTCTGGCCTGTGGACGACTGTCTGGCTCACGGTAGTGAGTCTCGTCGTCGGCGTTATTGGCGGCATCCTGCTTGCCGTAATGCGCATGTCGAAAAATGTCGTGCTCTTCGCCGTCAGTGGGGCCTACATCTGGTTCTTCCGAGGCACGCCTCTGCTCGTTCAGCTGTTGCTTTGGTATAACTTGGCGCTATTCTTTCCGCGACTTGGCCTCGGTGCCTTGAGCGTCGACACCAACATGTTCATTACGCCGGTAATGGCAGCACTCCTCGCCCTGGCCTTGAACGAGGCGGCATATATGGCTGAAATTGTGCGCGGAGGTATTCTGGCCGTGCACCCCGGCCAAAAGGAAGCGGGATCGGCCCTCGGCATGCCTAACGGAGCTGTCCTTCGGCGGATTGTCCTTCCTCAGGCAATGAAGGTGGTTATCCCGCCTGCAGGCAACGAGTTGATTACTCTGCTCAAAATGACCTCGCTGGTCGCCGTCATTGGTGCAGGTGACCTTCTGACAAATGCGCAATACATCGGAACGCGCGACTTCACCCCCATGGAGATGCTCCTCGTCGCGACCGTGTGGTACCTGCTGCTGACGACCATTGCCACGTTCGGGCAGTACCTTCTCGAGAGGCGACTGATGCGCAGCAGCACACGGACGGCCCGGCGCCCGCTGCTTCGGCAGCTTCTTCGCAACCTCACCCCCGATCGCGTGCGCCCATGA
- a CDS encoding thiamine pyrophosphate-binding protein yields MTEIQRTGGDLAIETLEALGARTVFGIPGQHALGLFDALSRGHLDFVSSRVENNAAFAADGFSRATGEVGVLFLSAGPGALTALAGLQEAHATGVPIVVIASQIPRVGLGGARKGLLHQLDDQRDAAAQVSKDTWLVRTPGQIPSAIADAWTLAVSAPAGPVWVEIPQDVLLESTDLPPVVDIHAAAFARSPRAELISEAVRLIDGARNPVILVGGGARRSGAERELIALAERIQAPVVSTVGGKGVFPWAHELSAQSWVEDRYTTELLENADVLVIVGTSLGEITSNYFTFAPTGRLIQIDAEARVLESNHPALGIHADAALALGALANAVQPAQRPESSRTVRTLLLNIKERLDSQDLGLERGLLADIRSAVPDDADTFWDMTIAGYWAWSAWDPRRGGFHSAQGAGGLGFGFPAALGGAAGTERHTFAVSGDGGAMYSIAELAAARQHNTPVTWLIVDDGGYGILREYMVESFGQATATELARPDFAALAASFGVPAWNATPQTLAADLAAAWATAGPTVVVLSAHLALFAPTHL; encoded by the coding sequence ATGACCGAAATTCAACGCACCGGCGGAGACCTCGCCATTGAAACGCTTGAGGCGCTGGGTGCCCGCACCGTATTTGGTATCCCTGGCCAGCACGCCCTCGGCCTTTTCGATGCCCTCAGCCGGGGTCATCTCGACTTCGTGAGTTCCCGGGTGGAAAACAATGCGGCGTTCGCTGCCGATGGTTTTTCCCGCGCCACCGGCGAGGTTGGTGTCCTGTTCCTGTCCGCCGGCCCGGGCGCGTTGACCGCCCTAGCCGGGCTTCAGGAGGCACACGCAACAGGAGTCCCGATCGTCGTTATCGCCAGTCAGATTCCCCGAGTCGGCCTCGGTGGTGCCCGTAAGGGGCTTCTGCACCAGCTCGACGACCAGCGTGACGCCGCCGCCCAGGTGAGCAAGGACACGTGGCTCGTGCGCACCCCCGGGCAGATTCCATCGGCGATTGCTGATGCGTGGACGCTGGCAGTATCGGCACCCGCTGGTCCGGTGTGGGTCGAAATTCCCCAAGACGTCCTCTTGGAATCGACCGATCTGCCGCCGGTCGTTGACATACATGCGGCTGCTTTTGCCCGTTCACCGCGCGCTGAACTAATTTCTGAAGCTGTGCGTTTGATTGATGGGGCGAGAAACCCCGTGATTCTCGTGGGCGGCGGCGCGCGGCGGTCCGGGGCGGAGCGTGAACTGATCGCCCTCGCAGAACGAATTCAGGCTCCAGTTGTGAGTACCGTCGGCGGTAAGGGGGTGTTCCCGTGGGCGCACGAACTGAGTGCGCAGTCCTGGGTTGAAGACAGGTACACGACTGAGCTACTAGAGAATGCAGACGTACTCGTTATCGTGGGCACATCGCTCGGTGAGATCACGAGCAACTACTTCACCTTCGCCCCCACCGGTCGCTTGATCCAGATTGATGCAGAAGCTCGGGTTCTTGAGTCAAACCATCCGGCTTTGGGTATCCATGCCGATGCAGCACTGGCGCTTGGAGCTCTGGCCAATGCAGTGCAGCCGGCGCAGCGCCCGGAATCGTCGCGCACGGTGAGAACGTTGCTGCTCAATATAAAGGAGCGCCTGGATAGCCAAGACCTCGGATTAGAACGCGGCCTCCTGGCCGACATTCGGTCTGCAGTCCCGGATGATGCGGACACCTTCTGGGATATGACCATCGCTGGATACTGGGCCTGGTCTGCTTGGGATCCCAGACGCGGCGGCTTTCACAGCGCCCAAGGAGCCGGAGGACTTGGCTTCGGCTTTCCAGCCGCACTCGGTGGGGCCGCGGGAACGGAGCGACACACATTCGCCGTCTCCGGCGATGGCGGCGCCATGTACTCCATCGCCGAGCTGGCCGCTGCACGGCAACACAACACCCCGGTGACGTGGCTCATCGTCGACGATGGCGGCTACGGAATCCTGCGGGAATACATGGTCGAAAGCTTCGGCCAGGCTACCGCCACCGAACTGGCCCGTCCCGATTTTGCTGCCCTCGCGGCGTCATTCGGCGTTCCTGCCTGGAATGCGACACCGCAAACGCTCGCAGCAGACCTCGCGGCGGCTTGGGCCACCGCCGGACCCACCGTGGTCGTGCTCAGCGCTCATCTCGCGCTCTTCGCACCCACTCACCTCTAA
- a CDS encoding M20 family metallo-hydrolase, with translation MTGLEFVRPSSADDAAFLDDFVTMSGFGSTDNHGVDRQAATPADGQTRDWFAELLRSNGFTVDMDPIGNVFGLLELVPGAPYILLGSHLDSQPLAGRFDGAYGVLAAAHASLRTREQLAASGAAPTFNLAVVDWFNEEGCRFKPSMMGSGVFTGLLDLEKTLATVDAQGVSVAEALHAINGVGTFTPPPIAAYSEIHIEQGRSMDDANTTIGMVSSTWSARKYEIVVRGEQSHSGATRMKDRRDALLGAAKVIVAVNDLLAHFDDEAVHSSISELYVAPNSPVTVAREVRFLIDIRARESGLLAEAYSHLQAAIARIEAECRVSIDEIGASIWESGPFLESGIELTRSSAELLGYSNDRVLTLAGHDATNMKEIVPTVMLFVPSAADGISHNEREFTSDEDLVAGLNVFTHVVTRLVLGELPESLSILEASAAV, from the coding sequence GTGACTGGGCTTGAGTTCGTGCGCCCGTCGTCGGCTGACGACGCGGCGTTTCTTGATGACTTCGTCACGATGTCTGGCTTCGGTTCCACCGACAACCACGGTGTAGATCGCCAAGCAGCCACTCCGGCAGACGGACAGACCCGAGACTGGTTCGCCGAGCTCCTGCGCTCCAATGGCTTCACCGTTGACATGGACCCCATCGGCAATGTCTTTGGGCTGCTGGAACTCGTTCCTGGGGCTCCATATATTCTGCTCGGCTCGCACCTCGACAGCCAGCCGCTCGCCGGACGATTCGACGGCGCCTACGGTGTTCTTGCCGCCGCTCACGCGTCACTCCGCACGCGCGAGCAGTTGGCCGCGAGCGGCGCTGCCCCCACATTCAATCTGGCAGTTGTGGATTGGTTCAATGAAGAAGGGTGCCGCTTCAAGCCGAGCATGATGGGCAGCGGTGTGTTTACCGGTCTGCTTGACCTGGAAAAGACGCTGGCCACCGTGGACGCTCAGGGTGTCTCTGTTGCCGAAGCTCTGCACGCCATCAACGGCGTTGGCACCTTCACCCCTCCGCCGATCGCGGCCTACTCGGAGATTCACATCGAGCAGGGCCGCAGCATGGATGACGCCAACACGACCATCGGGATGGTCTCATCCACCTGGTCGGCCCGCAAGTACGAGATCGTTGTGCGTGGAGAGCAGTCTCACTCCGGCGCAACGCGGATGAAGGACCGACGCGACGCCCTGCTCGGAGCGGCCAAGGTTATCGTGGCGGTGAACGACCTCCTGGCCCACTTCGATGACGAGGCTGTGCATAGCTCAATCAGCGAACTGTATGTGGCCCCCAACTCCCCCGTCACAGTGGCCCGCGAGGTGCGTTTTCTGATCGATATTCGCGCTCGAGAATCAGGGCTTCTCGCAGAGGCCTACTCCCACCTCCAAGCCGCGATCGCCCGGATTGAGGCAGAGTGTCGTGTGAGCATCGACGAGATCGGTGCGAGCATCTGGGAGAGCGGTCCCTTCTTGGAAAGCGGAATCGAGCTCACACGCAGCTCGGCCGAACTCCTGGGCTATTCCAACGACCGCGTACTCACGCTCGCTGGCCACGATGCCACCAACATGAAGGAGATCGTGCCTACGGTTATGCTCTTCGTTCCCAGTGCGGCCGACGGCATTTCGCACAACGAGCGTGAATTCACGTCAGACGAGGATCTTGTGGCCGGCCTCAATGTGTTCACGCACGTGGTCACCCGGCTTGTGCTCGGCGAGCTACCCGAGTCGCTCAGCATTCTCGAGGCCTCCGCCGCGGTCTGA